The Campylobacter sp. MIT 12-8780 genome contains the following window.
TTTTCATCTTTAAAAATCTTTATATCTTCGATAATATCACCTTGTTTAATACTATCAAGCACCTTTAAACTCGCTTCATCATTTAAATCAATCTGTCCAAACACAGTATGAACGCCGTCTAAATGAGGCTGTGGGCTATGTGTGATGAAAAACTGGCTTCCGCCTGTATCACGTCCTGCATGAGCCATACTGAGCGTGCCACGAAGGTGCTTGTGCCTTTGATTATCGCACTCGCATTCTATCTCATAACCTGGACCGCCCATGCCATTACCATAAGGACAACCGCCTTGAATGACAAAATTTGGGATTACTCTGTGGAATTTCAAACCCTTATAAAAGCCTTCTTGAGCCAAATTTGCAAAATTACACACCGCTTGAGGCGCTTCATCTGCAAAAAGCTTGAGCTTTATGTCCCCTTTAGAAGTCGTAATTAAAGCGTTTTGATACTCATTTGCCTTGCTTGTATCTATTTTTTTAAGCATTGTTTGTCCTTTTTTAATCTATATTTGTATAAACAGCTTGTACATCATCATCATCTTCAAGCTTGTCAAGCAGTTTTTCTATATCTAAAAGCTGATTTTCATCAAAACTTAGGGGCGAATTTGGCACATACTCAAGCCCAGCTTTTTTAAGCACTAAACCCTTATTTTCAAGAGTGGTGCTAAGCTCGCCAAAGGCGGTATAATCGCCCATGATTAAAAGTTCTTCTTCATTTTGTTCTAAGCTTTCAAGTCCAAAGTCTATAAGTTCTAGCTCAAGTTCTTCTAAATCGCCTTTAAAAGGCTCAAGATGAAATACTGCCTTTCTTGAAAACATAAAGCTTAAAGAGCCATTTTGTAGAAGTTCTCCGCCATTTTTGCTAAAAATAGCCTTGACATTTGCTACTGTGCGTGTGGGATTATCACTCATACACTCAACCATAATCAAAGCTCCGTGTGGGGCTTTGCCTTCATAATGGATATTTTTTATATCAGCTCCATCTTTGCCACTGGCTCGCTTTATGGCTGCGTCGATATTATCTTTTGGCATATTGCTAGCTTTTGCTGTAGCGATGGCTGAGCGAAGCTTGGGATTCATCTCAGGATCTAGCCCACCTTCTTTGGCGGCTACTTGAATAGCCTTAGCAAGTTTAGGAAAAAGCTTACTCATCTTATCCCAACGAGCCTCTTTTGAAGCCCTTCTATACTCAAACGCACGTCCCATGGCTGTCCTTTTTTCATAAAAATTTGACTTTTTAAAATGAAAGTATAGGATAAAAATGTAAATTTCAAAGCAAGCTTTCTAAGCTTAGATAAAAGCTACTTGGGATATACTAGCTTTTTTCAAATAGGGGAGAAAATGCTAGGTGTAGGCTTGGTGCTTTTAGGTGCTGTGTTTTGGGCGATTAGCGGGGTGCTGGCTGAATATCTCTTTAAGAGTGGCTTTAGCGTAGAATGGGTGAGCTTTTATAGGCTTTTATTTACTTCATTTGTGCTTATTGCTTTGAGTTTTAAGAAAAGAAATTTTGTGCTTTTTAAACACAAAAATAAAGTTTTTTCTTTGCTAGGCTTTGCTTTGCTTGGACTTTTGCTTACTCAATATGGCTATTTTAAGGCTATATTTTATACA
Protein-coding sequences here:
- a CDS encoding YebC/PmpR family DNA-binding transcriptional regulator yields the protein MGRAFEYRRASKEARWDKMSKLFPKLAKAIQVAAKEGGLDPEMNPKLRSAIATAKASNMPKDNIDAAIKRASGKDGADIKNIHYEGKAPHGALIMVECMSDNPTRTVANVKAIFSKNGGELLQNGSLSFMFSRKAVFHLEPFKGDLEELELELIDFGLESLEQNEEELLIMGDYTAFGELSTTLENKGLVLKKAGLEYVPNSPLSFDENQLLDIEKLLDKLEDDDDVQAVYTNID